The Oscillospiraceae bacterium genome contains a region encoding:
- the hprT gene encoding hypoxanthine phosphoribosyltransferase yields the protein MSQQDDILKVLLSEEQLKAKCAEMGARITRDYQGKNLLLVTVLKGAVVYLADLMRCIDLPCAIDFMVVSSYGSGVKTSGVVKIVKDLDQDLSGRDILIVEDILDSGMTLSYLKGLLQSRRPASIRIATLLDKPSRRKVDLQADYVGYEVPDEFVVGYGLDYDEQYRNLPYVGVLKPEVYTK from the coding sequence ATGAGCCAGCAAGACGATATCCTAAAGGTGCTGCTCAGCGAAGAACAGCTGAAAGCCAAATGCGCCGAGATGGGCGCCCGGATCACCCGGGACTACCAGGGCAAAAACCTGCTTTTGGTCACGGTGCTGAAAGGGGCGGTGGTGTATCTGGCGGATCTGATGCGCTGCATCGACCTGCCCTGCGCCATTGATTTTATGGTGGTGTCCAGCTACGGCAGCGGCGTTAAAACCAGCGGCGTGGTGAAGATCGTGAAGGATCTGGATCAGGACCTCTCCGGGCGGGACATCCTGATTGTAGAGGACATTCTGGATTCCGGCATGACCCTTTCCTACCTGAAAGGCCTTTTGCAGAGCCGCCGCCCCGCCAGCATCCGCATCGCCACCCTGCTGGATAAGCCCAGCCGCCGCAAGGTGGATCTTCAGGCGGACTATGTGGGGTATGAGGTGCCGGACGAGTTTGTGGTGGGCTATGGCCTTGATTACGACGAACAATACCGCAATCTGCCCTATGTGGGCGTTTTGAAACCCGAGGTCTACACAAAATAA
- the tilS gene encoding tRNA(Ile)-lysidine synthase — protein MDNEFEGAVLAFAREAGLFCPGDRVIAAASGGADSMALLQFLLRYRERLGICVEAVHVDHRLRPESGEVAEFVAEFCAARGVTLHRFAADAPVGHRSEEWSRELRYGYFERLAAQNGAKIATGHTLSDQAETLLFRLARGTGLKGACGIPVRRGPFVRPLLGVTKAQAEAYCRRQGIVYVTDGDNLTDAYARNRIRHHALPALESVNPAAQSALGRFCERLAETERYLARQGAHLLERAARPGGYDLTVLAGADPVERQAALRLLAERARPLREGDLPRLEGLAAAGRGAVQLAPGAVLAAGRGLLFWQEPLPPESAFEPAPFAPGVYRLPGGYRVELLLLQGKECEESIKFAQTDKKALNNCADYARITGSLCLRTRRPGDVFRPAGRNVGKTLKKLYNELGVPLAQRSALPLLAAGSQVAWLWGQGFAQGLAPTGATRTLLVVRPEKEHSAEGMA, from the coding sequence ATGGATAACGAATTTGAGGGGGCGGTGCTGGCCTTTGCCCGGGAGGCCGGCCTTTTCTGCCCCGGCGACAGGGTCATTGCGGCGGCCTCGGGCGGGGCCGACTCCATGGCCCTTTTGCAATTTCTGCTGCGGTACAGGGAACGGCTGGGCATTTGCGTGGAGGCGGTGCACGTGGATCACCGCCTGCGGCCCGAATCCGGCGAGGTGGCGGAGTTTGTGGCGGAGTTCTGCGCGGCGCGCGGGGTAACGCTGCATCGCTTTGCCGCCGATGCGCCGGTGGGGCACCGCAGCGAGGAGTGGAGCCGCGAGCTGCGCTACGGCTATTTTGAGCGGCTGGCGGCGCAGAACGGCGCAAAGATCGCCACCGGGCACACCCTGTCGGATCAGGCGGAAACGCTTTTGTTCCGGCTGGCGCGGGGCACCGGGCTGAAAGGAGCCTGTGGGATTCCGGTGCGGCGGGGGCCTTTTGTGCGGCCCCTGCTGGGCGTGACCAAAGCCCAGGCCGAGGCATATTGCCGGCGGCAGGGCATTGTGTACGTGACGGACGGCGACAACCTAACCGACGCGTATGCCCGCAACCGCATCCGGCACCATGCCCTGCCCGCGCTGGAGAGCGTGAACCCGGCGGCGCAGAGCGCCCTGGGGCGCTTTTGCGAAAGGCTTGCGGAAACGGAGCGATATTTGGCCCGGCAGGGGGCACACTTACTAGAGCGCGCCGCACGGCCGGGGGGGTATGACCTGACGGTGCTGGCCGGCGCCGACCCGGTGGAACGGCAGGCGGCCCTGCGGCTTTTGGCCGAGCGGGCCCGCCCGCTGCGCGAGGGGGACCTGCCCCGCCTGGAAGGGCTGGCAGCCGCCGGCCGGGGGGCGGTGCAGCTTGCCCCGGGCGCGGTGCTGGCGGCGGGGCGGGGCCTGCTTTTCTGGCAGGAACCCCTGCCGCCGGAAAGCGCCTTTGAACCGGCCCCGTTTGCGCCCGGCGTTTACCGGCTGCCCGGCGGTTACCGGGTGGAATTGCTGCTTTTACAGGGCAAAGAATGTGAAGAAAGTATAAAATTTGCCCAAACCGATAAAAAAGCCTTAAACAATTGCGCAGATTATGCTAGAATAACTGGTAGCTTATGCCTGCGCACCCGCAGGCCGGGGGATGTTTTTCGCCCGGCGGGCCGGAACGTGGGCAAAACGCTGAAAAAGCTGTACAACGAATTGGGCGTGCCCCTTGCCCAGCGCAGCGCTTTGCCGCTGCTTGCCGCAGGCAGCCAGGTGGCATGGCTTTGGGGGCAGGGCTTTGCCCAGGGCCTTGCGCCCACGGGCGCCACCCGGACCCTGCTGGTGGTACGGCCGGAAAAAGAACATAGTGCGGAGGGAATGGCATGA
- the dnaC gene encoding replicative DNA helicase: MQELNNFDLETLGVAEPYSMEAEQSVLGAALLESDAVLPELVETLKPEMFYAKQNGGIFAQMVRLFTAGEQVDLVTLLDAVVADGLFESPDAAKIYLARLGETVPSISNVSAYARIVHEKYVARRVMEAAKTILRQSTEEPNADLLLESAEQKLYDIRAGQEQSALTRLSAAIVETLVSLQKISGPDKDKYGGIPTGFTYLDTILTGLGRSDLVILAARPGMGKTSFALNIATNVAKKQRVPVAIFSLEMSKEQLTNRILSAEAGVDSHAFRSGALAASDWDDLAHASEILHDVPIYMDDTSGITIPEIKAKIRRVNQDPSRPKIGLVVIDYLQLMTSGKRTENRVQEISDITRNLKIMAKELNVPVIALSQLSRAAEKASGRSDHRPQLSDLRDSGSIEQDADVVLFLYREGYYTSMSGESMEDADSSTAECIIAKNRHGETGKVDLGWDGAHTRFMNVDYSHG; the protein is encoded by the coding sequence ATGCAGGAGCTGAACAATTTTGACCTGGAAACGCTGGGCGTAGCCGAACCTTACAGCATGGAAGCCGAGCAATCGGTGCTGGGCGCCGCCCTGCTGGAGAGCGACGCGGTGCTGCCCGAGCTTGTGGAGACCCTCAAGCCCGAGATGTTCTATGCCAAGCAGAACGGCGGCATTTTTGCGCAGATGGTGCGGCTGTTCACTGCGGGCGAGCAGGTGGATCTGGTCACCCTGCTGGACGCGGTGGTAGCGGACGGTTTGTTCGAGAGCCCGGACGCGGCCAAGATCTACTTAGCGCGCCTGGGCGAAACCGTGCCCAGCATCAGCAATGTGTCGGCCTATGCCCGCATCGTGCACGAAAAGTACGTGGCGCGCAGGGTGATGGAGGCCGCAAAAACGATCCTGCGCCAGAGCACCGAGGAACCGAACGCGGACCTTTTGCTGGAGAGCGCGGAACAAAAGCTTTACGACATCCGCGCGGGGCAGGAGCAGAGCGCCCTGACCCGCCTTTCCGCCGCCATTGTGGAAACGCTGGTGAGCCTGCAGAAGATCAGCGGCCCCGACAAGGACAAGTACGGCGGCATCCCCACCGGGTTCACCTACCTGGACACCATCCTGACCGGCCTTGGCCGCTCGGACCTGGTGATCCTGGCCGCCCGCCCCGGCATGGGCAAAACCAGCTTTGCGCTGAACATCGCCACCAATGTGGCGAAAAAGCAGCGGGTGCCGGTGGCGATTTTCAGCCTGGAAATGAGCAAGGAGCAGCTCACCAACCGCATCCTCTCCGCCGAGGCGGGGGTAGACAGCCACGCTTTCCGGTCCGGCGCGCTGGCCGCCTCTGATTGGGACGACCTGGCCCATGCCTCGGAGATCCTGCACGATGTGCCCATTTATATGGACGATACCTCCGGCATTACCATCCCCGAGATCAAGGCCAAAATCCGGCGGGTGAACCAGGACCCCTCGCGGCCCAAGATCGGGCTGGTGGTGATCGACTATCTGCAGCTGATGACCAGCGGCAAGCGCACCGAGAACCGGGTACAGGAGATCAGCGATATCACCCGGAACCTGAAGATCATGGCCAAGGAGCTGAACGTGCCGGTCATTGCGCTGTCGCAGCTGTCCCGCGCGGCGGAAAAGGCCAGCGGGCGCTCGGATCACAGGCCGCAGCTTTCCGACCTGCGGGATTCGGGCTCCATCGAGCAGGACGCGGACGTGGTGCTGTTCCTCTACCGCGAGGGGTACTATACCTCCATGAGCGGCGAGAGCATGGAGGACGCCGATTCCAGCACGGCCGAGTGCATCATTGCCAAAAACCGCCACGGCGAAACGGGCAAGGTGGACCTTGGCTGGGACGGCGCGCACACCCGGTTCATGAATGTGGACTACAGCCATGGATAA
- a CDS encoding 50S ribosomal protein L9 → MKVILKQDVKTIGKKDEIHEVSDGYARNFLFPRGLAAPADATAMNMARTKNEAREHHAAEALAAARELAAKVEGKTVALKAKGGASGRLFGKITAKDVAEALSRLAGAEIDKRKVELERDIKDFGTYSAAVKLHAGVTAAFKVKVEEL, encoded by the coding sequence ATGAAAGTGATCCTGAAGCAGGACGTGAAGACCATCGGCAAGAAAGACGAGATCCATGAGGTTTCGGACGGGTACGCCCGCAACTTTTTATTTCCCCGCGGCCTGGCCGCGCCGGCGGACGCCACAGCCATGAACATGGCCCGCACCAAAAACGAAGCGCGCGAGCACCACGCCGCCGAGGCGTTGGCGGCGGCCCGGGAGCTGGCGGCCAAGGTGGAGGGCAAGACCGTTGCCCTGAAAGCCAAGGGCGGCGCCTCTGGCCGGCTGTTCGGCAAGATCACCGCCAAGGACGTGGCCGAGGCGCTGAGCAGGCTGGCGGGCGCCGAGATCGACAAGCGCAAGGTGGAATTGGAGCGGGACATCAAGGATTTCGGCACATACAGCGCAGCCGTAAAACTGCACGCGGGCGTGACCGCCGCCTTTAAGGTGAAGGTGGAAGAGCTGTAA
- a CDS encoding phosphoesterase, translating into MDPRPRFSLEVAAAGLLALCCVLTALVAVCDVRLLAVLLPLLALIALALWLGARRLRKGIAAYVSAAPFEGSGLQASLAQLELPAALLSGKTLVWYNAAFDRQLLAGEGAVLQPVNRVLPGLELHQCVLPGGQCLERAGRRYTIFASSLPGRGKEDVTLLYLVDDTPLKVQAAEYAASRPAYMIIELDGYQELVANLRDSEKARLMEAVNRTLENYFGRTSGFLSRVSGTRYIAVVEERHMKEIAAARFDILDKVRSLDEAVGVTLSIGVGRGGESLKACQEMARQSLDMALGRGGDQAAVKTPDGFEFYGGVSRSVEKRSRVKSRILATALADLIRQADSVVIMGHRMSDLDCLGAAIGVLRICKGLDAPAVIAVRREATLAANLIEEFERAGFGEDFIHPDQVLETVTPRTLLVVVDTHIVNLLESRDVFEHCGQVAVIDHHRKAVGHIENPVLFFHEPYASSACELVSELVQYVEAPGAKPTALEAEAMLAGIMLDTRNFALHTGVRTFEAAAYLRRMGAQTEAVKKLFNSSLQEYTVKSNLVEGADIYMGCAISVAGELEPGMAVAVPQAANDLLTIEGVGASFVAVQKGTGVNISARSMGEVNVQVVMEMLGGGGHLTMAGAQLKDTGIEQAEQLIRKAVAAYRAQQRQGAAENKK; encoded by the coding sequence ATGGATCCCAGACCCCGGTTTTCCCTGGAGGTGGCGGCCGCCGGCCTGCTTGCGCTGTGCTGTGTGCTCACGGCACTGGTGGCCGTGTGCGATGTGCGCCTGCTTGCGGTGCTGCTGCCGCTGCTGGCGCTGATTGCACTGGCCCTGTGGCTGGGTGCGCGCAGGCTGCGCAAAGGCATTGCCGCTTACGTCAGCGCCGCGCCCTTTGAGGGCAGCGGGCTGCAGGCAAGCCTGGCGCAGCTGGAGCTGCCGGCGGCGCTGCTGAGCGGCAAGACGCTGGTGTGGTATAACGCGGCGTTCGACCGCCAGCTTTTGGCGGGGGAGGGCGCGGTGCTGCAGCCGGTGAACCGGGTGCTGCCGGGCCTGGAGCTGCACCAGTGCGTTTTGCCCGGCGGCCAATGCCTGGAAAGGGCGGGCCGCCGCTACACCATTTTTGCCAGTTCGCTGCCCGGGCGCGGGAAAGAGGACGTGACGCTGCTTTATCTGGTGGACGACACCCCGCTGAAAGTGCAGGCCGCCGAGTATGCGGCCAGCCGGCCCGCTTATATGATCATTGAGCTGGACGGCTACCAGGAGCTGGTGGCAAACCTGCGCGATTCGGAAAAAGCGCGGCTGATGGAGGCGGTCAACCGCACGTTGGAAAACTATTTTGGGCGCACCAGCGGTTTTTTGAGCCGGGTGTCGGGCACCCGGTACATAGCGGTGGTGGAAGAGCGCCACATGAAGGAGATCGCGGCCGCGCGGTTTGACATTCTGGATAAGGTGCGCAGCCTGGACGAGGCGGTAGGGGTGACCCTGTCCATCGGGGTGGGCCGGGGCGGCGAGAGCCTGAAGGCCTGCCAGGAGATGGCCCGCCAGTCGCTGGATATGGCGCTGGGCCGGGGCGGCGACCAGGCGGCGGTAAAAACGCCGGACGGATTTGAATTTTACGGCGGTGTGTCCCGCAGCGTGGAAAAGCGCAGCCGGGTGAAAAGCCGCATTCTGGCCACCGCGCTGGCCGATCTGATCCGCCAGGCGGACAGCGTGGTCATTATGGGGCACCGCATGAGCGACCTGGACTGCCTGGGCGCCGCCATTGGGGTGCTGCGCATCTGCAAAGGGCTGGACGCCCCCGCGGTGATCGCGGTGCGGCGGGAGGCAACCCTGGCCGCAAACCTGATCGAAGAATTTGAACGGGCCGGCTTCGGCGAGGACTTCATTCACCCGGACCAGGTGCTGGAAACCGTGACCCCCCGCACCCTTTTGGTGGTGGTGGACACCCACATCGTGAACCTGCTGGAAAGCAGGGATGTGTTTGAGCATTGCGGCCAGGTGGCGGTGATCGACCATCACCGCAAGGCGGTGGGGCACATTGAGAACCCGGTGCTGTTTTTTCACGAGCCCTACGCGTCCTCGGCCTGCGAGCTGGTGAGCGAGCTGGTGCAGTATGTGGAGGCCCCGGGGGCAAAGCCCACGGCCCTGGAGGCCGAAGCGATGCTGGCCGGCATCATGCTGGACACCCGGAATTTTGCACTGCACACCGGCGTGCGCACCTTTGAGGCGGCCGCCTATCTGCGGCGCATGGGTGCGCAGACCGAGGCGGTGAAGAAGCTGTTCAATTCGTCGCTGCAGGAATATACGGTGAAGTCCAACCTGGTGGAGGGAGCCGATATTTATATGGGCTGCGCCATTTCGGTGGCCGGGGAGCTGGAGCCGGGCATGGCGGTGGCCGTGCCCCAGGCGGCCAACGATCTGCTCACCATTGAGGGGGTGGGCGCAAGCTTTGTGGCGGTGCAGAAGGGCACCGGCGTGAACATTTCGGCCCGCAGCATGGGCGAGGTGAACGTGCAGGTGGTGATGGAGATGCTGGGCGGCGGCGGCCATTTGACCATGGCGGGCGCGCAGCTGAAGGATACGGGCATCGAGCAGGCCGAGCAGCTGATCCGCAAGGCGGTGGCGGCTTACCGGGCGCAGCAGCGCCAGGGCGCCGCCGAGAACAAAAAGTAA
- the rnj gene encoding ribonuclease J encodes MNQTSEKETQTSKKAPQPRAAAAGGEKAPARRKPFYQKSRRPQGAKPAQKPGVPAVPVHIIPLGGLGEVGKNITLYECQGDMMIVDCGLVFPDSDMFGVDLVIPDFGYVVQNKDKIKGVVITHGHEDHIGALPYLLKQVNLPIYATRLTIGLIKNKLEEHGLLGRTKLIEINARRKFKLGCFTIEPIHVNHSIPDAVALAIDCPAGVILQTGDFKIDYTPLTGGPTDLPAFAEYGRRGVLALLSDSTNAERPGFTATEKKVAQSFAGLFRKADKQRIIIATFASNLYRIQQIIDLAVENGRKVAVSGRSMANNTQMALELGYLHAPDGVLIDIEQLNKYPPEKVVLITTGSQGEPLSALSRMASASHRNVRVGPGDFIIISATPIPGNEKMVTKVVNGLLLLGAEVIYESMYDVHVSGHACQEEQKLILTLTAPQYFLPVHGEYKQLKKHAMTAESLGIPPKNIHIAEIGQDIRLSADGLELGEPVPAGAVMVDGLGVGDVGNVVLRDRRHLSQDGLVIVVATVDSRSGQVLAGPDLVSRGFVYVRESEELMDEARRLVVQCFEKCRTEHVRDWNSVKTRVRETLSSYIFRKTKRSPMILPILMEV; translated from the coding sequence ACATTATTCCCCTGGGAGGCCTGGGGGAGGTGGGCAAAAACATTACCCTGTACGAGTGCCAGGGCGATATGATGATCGTGGACTGCGGCCTCGTTTTTCCGGACAGCGACATGTTCGGCGTGGACCTTGTGATTCCGGATTTTGGGTATGTGGTGCAGAATAAGGACAAGATCAAGGGCGTGGTCATCACCCACGGCCACGAGGACCACATCGGCGCGCTGCCCTACCTTCTGAAACAGGTCAACCTGCCCATCTACGCCACGCGGCTCACCATTGGGCTGATCAAAAACAAGCTGGAGGAGCACGGCCTGCTGGGCCGCACCAAGCTCATTGAGATCAACGCGCGCCGCAAGTTCAAGCTGGGCTGTTTTACCATTGAACCCATCCATGTGAACCACTCGATCCCGGACGCCGTGGCCCTGGCCATCGACTGCCCGGCGGGTGTGATCCTGCAGACCGGCGACTTTAAGATCGACTATACCCCGCTGACCGGCGGCCCCACCGACCTGCCCGCTTTTGCCGAGTACGGCAGGCGGGGCGTGCTGGCGCTGCTGAGCGATTCCACCAACGCGGAGCGGCCGGGCTTTACCGCCACCGAAAAAAAGGTGGCCCAAAGCTTTGCGGGCCTGTTCCGCAAGGCGGACAAACAGCGCATCATCATTGCCACCTTTGCCTCGAACCTGTACCGCATCCAGCAGATCATTGATCTGGCGGTGGAAAACGGCCGCAAGGTGGCGGTGTCGGGCCGGAGTATGGCCAACAACACGCAGATGGCCCTGGAGCTGGGGTATCTGCACGCGCCGGACGGGGTGCTGATCGACATTGAGCAGCTGAATAAATACCCGCCCGAAAAGGTGGTGCTGATCACCACCGGAAGCCAGGGCGAACCGCTGAGCGCCCTGTCGCGCATGGCCAGCGCCAGCCACCGCAATGTGCGGGTGGGCCCCGGCGATTTTATCATCATCTCGGCCACGCCCATTCCGGGCAACGAAAAAATGGTGACCAAGGTGGTGAACGGCCTGCTGCTGCTGGGGGCCGAGGTCATTTATGAATCCATGTACGACGTGCATGTGTCCGGCCACGCCTGCCAGGAGGAGCAAAAGCTCATTCTGACCCTCACCGCGCCCCAATACTTCCTGCCGGTGCACGGGGAGTACAAGCAGCTGAAAAAGCATGCCATGACCGCCGAGAGCCTGGGGATTCCCCCAAAGAACATCCACATTGCCGAGATCGGGCAGGACATCCGCCTTTCCGCCGACGGGCTGGAGCTGGGTGAACCGGTGCCCGCGGGCGCCGTGATGGTGGACGGCCTGGGCGTGGGCGACGTGGGCAACGTGGTGCTGCGGGACCGGCGGCATCTTTCGCAGGATGGGCTGGTGATCGTGGTGGCCACGGTGGACAGCCGCTCGGGCCAGGTGCTGGCCGGGCCGGACCTTGTGAGCCGGGGCTTTGTGTATGTGCGTGAGAGCGAGGAGCTGATGGACGAAGCCCGCCGCCTGGTGGTACAGTGCTTTGAAAAGTGCCGCACCGAGCACGTGCGCGACTGGAACAGCGTGAAGACCCGCGTGCGGGAGACCCTGTCCTCTTATATTTTCCGCAAGACCAAGCGCAGCCCCATGATCCTGCCGATCCTGATGGAAGTATAA